The genomic interval ACTGGCGCCCCCCGGCCAGGGGCGTACGGGGCGTGAGCAAGGTGGCCGCCAGCGCGCCTTTGTCCAGCGCGATGCTGCTGCGAATGGCGCTGTATTGGGCGTAGTGCGGAGCGTCGTACGCCACCACCGTGTTGGCGTGGTCATTGCCGCCGTGCATGAACAGGCACACCAGGGCTTTGTAATCGGTGGCGTTAAAGGCGGCGGCCTCGCCCATGGCCGCCAGGTTCAAGGCCACCGGCAAGGCCGTGCCCGCCAATGCCAGCTGGCCGGAGCGGCGCAAGAATGCCCGGCGCGTGTGTTTTTGAAAGTCCAATGGATGCATGGCAGGCCCCTTATTTTTGTACCAGGTATTCGCTGGAGGCCATCACCAGCAGCACGGCGGCGGCCACCCGGTCGCGCCGGACACTGTCACTGCTGCTGGCGGTGACGGGGGTGGCGTTCAGCGCGTTGACCACCAGCGTTTGCGTGGCGGCGCTGAGCTGCCCGGCGCACAGCAGCAGGTTGAGCCGGGCGACCAGGGCGTTGGCATCGGTGGCCAGCGCCAACTCGGCGGTGTAACGGGCGGTGATGTCATACCCGTTGGTGGCGCTGTTGCTGGTGTCCTGCGACTGCTCGGGCGCCTGAACGTAAATGCCCTTGCGCACGACCACTTGCAGGTAGTTCAAATAGCCGCCCACACTGCTTTCGTTGACCAGCTGGAACTCGGGGGCGACCGAGCCGTTGGCAGCCAACGGTGTGCCCGGGGGTACGTAGCCGGGCCGAAAGAAGTTGAACACCGAGGGCGAGCGCAGCGGGCTCTGGCCCAGCTGGCTGGCCGGGTCGGTCAGCTCGCCGATCTTCCAGGTGCCGCGGGCCGAGGTGATGCCAAACGTGCGCCCCCATTGCACCAGCCGCAGCATGGGCTCGCGCAGTTTGCCAAAGCCTGGAGCCGTCAGGCCAGCATCGCCACGGGCTTCTTCGTCCAGCAAAATGGCCGACCACACGGCCTGCAGGTCGCCACGCACCCCGGCGGCATTGTGGTTGAACGCCGCCGCCACCCGCGCCACATAGGCCGCACTGGGGTTGCTGGTAACCAGCCGCTGGATCATCTGGCGGCCAAAAAACGGGCCGACGTTGGGATGGTTGAACAAGGTGTCCAGCGCGGTCTTCAGGGCCGTGGCCGCACCGGTGTTGGCCGCTACCGTCACGCCCAGAAAAGTGGCAGCCAGGTTCGAATGGCGGCCGGCGATCTGCACCATGGGCTTGCGCGCATAGGCGTTGTTGCCCATGGTGCGGCCGCCGGTGCCAGGCAGCACCGTCACCACATTCTGGCTTTGGTCCAGGTCGTAGCCGGTGAAGACCCGCGCCAGATGGCTGACATCGGACTGGCTGTAGGTGGGAATGTCCTTGCCATTGGTGTCTTTTTTCGGGCTGCCGTCGGGGTTGAGCTGGACCAGGCCAATGGTCATCAACTGCATCACCTCGCGGGCGTAGTTCTCGTCCGGCTGGCGACCGGTACTGGGGTTTTCCTTCTGGTTGCCGCAGGTGTTCAGGTACACGCCCATTGCCGGGTTCAGGGTCACCGCCTCCAGCAGGCTGCGGAAGTTGCCAAATGCCTGCGCGGCCAGCAAATCCCAGTAGCTCGCCATCGCGTAAGGCGACCAGAACAAGCCCAACCCCGTCAGCGACACCACAAAGACCTCGCTCAAGGCCAGGGCCATGCGCTGGCGCATGCCGTCCGGTGCCGTCATGAGCTGCTTCCAGACCATGTAGTCGCCGGGGTAGCTGGTGTCATAGAACCGGGTGCTGGTGCTGATGCTGTCGTAACCCCGGCTGTCCAGCCAATCCCAGCCCGTCGGCCCGGGCGCGGTGGCGTATTGGGTGGCCAGCCAGGCGGCGGTGCCCGATGCGCGGACGGCTGCAATCTCTGCATCCGATGCCGAGAGCTGGGCTTGCAGCAAAAACCGGGCGGCCTGGGTGTCGCTCAGCGGGGCCGGTGTGGGATTGGAAACCGAACCGCTATCGCCGCTACTGGTGTTGGTGTTGGTGCCACCACTGCTGGTGCTGGTGCCGGTGTCGGTACTGGCCCCAGTGCTAGTCCCAGTCCCAGTGCTAGTGCCTCCACTGCTGGTGCTGGTGCCCGTACTTGTACTGCTGGTGCCGGTACTGGCACCAGTGCCCGTGTCACTACCGCTACCGCCACCGCAAGCCACCAGCGTGCTGGCCGCAACCAGCGCCGCCAGCGACGGTGATGCGGCAGGGATGGGGGTAAGAACGGGGGCAGGAGCGGGGGCGGAACAGTCCAAGGCGGTGTCATCCATAGCGGATTCCTGCGAACAGAAAGATCCAGCCAGTGTAGCGACACCCGAAACGGAAGAGAGCCTACGAAAAAAGGCTCCAGCGCCCATCCTTCCAGCGCAAGAAGCTACTTAATTGATAGCGCTAGAGCGAACGCGCTGCCTGCAAGGTATCGCGCGTGTCCAGCGCCACACGGCGGGCCGCGTCGGCAAAGTCGTCGCTGCTGGACGCGTACAGAATCGCCCGCGAGGAATTCACGATCAACGGGCCGTTGGCCGTCCACCCGGCCTGCACCGTGGCGCGGGCATCGCCCCCCTGTGCCCCCACGCCAGGCACCAGGAGCGGCACGGTGGGCGCCAGGGCGCGCACCCGGGCGATCTCTTCCGGGTAGGTGGCACCCACCACCAGGCCGAGCTGGCCGTTCAGGTTCCACGGGCCCTGGGCCAGTTGGGCGATGTGTTCATACAGCAAAGGCTGGCCGGGCACGCTGGCCAGGCGCTGGTTTTGCAGGTCGTCACCGCCGGGGTTGGAGGTGCGGCACAGCAAAAACGCGCCCTTACCGGGGTACTTCAGGTAGGGCTGCACCGAGTCAAAGCCCATGAAGGGCGACAGGGTGACGGCATCGGCCTGGTAGCGCTCGAAGGCCTCGACGGCGTACTGCTCGGCGGTGGAGCCGATGTCGCCGCGCTTGGCATCCAGGATGATGGGTACGTGGGGCGCGACGCGGCGGATGTGGGCCACGATGCGCTCCAGCTGGTCTTCGGCGCGGTGGGCGGCAAAGTAGGCGATTTGCGGCTTGAAGGCGATGGCCAGGTCGGCCGTGGCATCGACGATGCGGGCGCAGAAGTCGGCAATCTTGCTGGCATCGCCACGCCATGCGCCTGGAAAACGGGCCGGATCGGGGTCGAGCCCG from Comamonadaceae bacterium OS-1 carries:
- the pyrF_2 gene encoding orotidine 5'-phosphate decarboxylase yields the protein MTFLDMLHTAGQRNASMLCVGLDPDPARFPGAWRGDASKIADFCARIVDATADLAIAFKPQIAYFAAHRAEDQLERIVAHIRRVAPHVPIILDAKRGDIGSTAEQYAVEAFERYQADAVTLSPFMGFDSVQPYLKYPGKGAFLLCRTSNPGGDDLQNQRLASVPGQPLLYEHIAQLAQGPWNLNGQLGLVVGATYPEEIARVRALAPTVPLLVPGVGAQGGDARATVQAGWTANGPLIVNSSRAILYASSSDDFADAARRVALDTRDTLQAARSL